One window of the Candidatus Jettenia sp. genome contains the following:
- a CDS encoding sigma 54-interacting transcriptional regulator, producing the protein MKAKILVIDDEECIRFTFEKFLQYEGYEVFTAKDYNEALAKVSELHFDLIFADIVLEGNTGINFLREVKERNCSYPVVMIAGNPSIETAAQALRLGAFDYIPKPVRQETLLQVTRNALQYKTGVDEKEKYQLNLEAIFSSVRNAIITVDKELSVIEINEATKTICNLTRDAIGKSINSLSNFCNRQCLKALEKTLHEEQPAEIYRLECKHKFHPQQVVNITTHPLLGNKGVFSGAVLIIKDETHMEDLERDIRERQQFHNIIGKSEKMQAIYSLIENLANVQTTVLITGESGTGKELVAEALHYEGERNNKPFVKVNCSALSENLLESELFGHVKGAFTDAVRNRTGRFQEANSGTIFLDEIGDISPKMQLQLLRVLQERTFESVGDSTPIKIDVRVIAATNQNLKERIRHGKFREDLYYRLKVVEVSLPPLRDRREDIPLLVNHFINKFNKKLQKEIVAISSDVQKIFMAYQWPGNVRELEHTLEHAFIHCHQKTITVNYLPTVFKGFVGTKTSFIEDMKVNEPRAILQALKIASGNKAMAARLLGISRRTIYRKIHDYKIISFRKREDV; encoded by the coding sequence ATGAAAGCAAAAATACTTGTAATTGATGATGAAGAATGTATCAGATTTACCTTTGAAAAATTTCTCCAATATGAAGGATACGAGGTGTTTACTGCCAAAGATTATAATGAAGCCTTAGCAAAGGTCTCTGAATTACATTTCGATTTAATATTTGCAGATATTGTTCTCGAGGGCAATACGGGAATTAATTTTTTGAGAGAGGTTAAGGAAAGGAATTGTAGCTATCCTGTTGTCATGATTGCGGGAAATCCCAGTATCGAAACTGCAGCCCAGGCATTGAGACTCGGTGCATTTGATTATATTCCCAAACCAGTGCGGCAAGAAACGCTATTGCAAGTTACCCGGAACGCATTACAGTACAAAACAGGGGTGGATGAAAAGGAAAAATACCAGTTAAATCTGGAGGCCATTTTCAGTAGTGTCAGGAACGCTATTATTACGGTAGATAAGGAATTGTCGGTAATTGAGATCAATGAGGCAACAAAAACTATTTGTAACCTGACGAGAGATGCTATTGGAAAGTCAATAAATTCTTTATCAAATTTTTGCAATAGACAATGTCTTAAAGCACTTGAAAAAACCCTTCATGAAGAACAGCCTGCAGAAATATATCGCCTCGAGTGTAAACACAAATTTCATCCACAGCAGGTTGTAAATATTACTACCCACCCGCTTCTCGGTAACAAAGGAGTATTTTCTGGGGCGGTTTTAATAATTAAAGATGAAACACACATGGAAGACCTTGAACGCGATATAAGAGAACGTCAGCAATTTCACAATATCATAGGGAAAAGTGAAAAGATGCAGGCAATTTATTCTCTCATTGAGAATTTAGCAAATGTTCAAACTACCGTTTTGATTACTGGAGAAAGTGGTACCGGCAAAGAATTAGTTGCCGAGGCATTACATTATGAAGGAGAACGAAACAATAAACCTTTTGTTAAGGTAAACTGCTCAGCTTTGTCCGAAAATTTACTTGAAAGTGAGCTTTTTGGGCATGTCAAAGGAGCTTTTACCGATGCTGTTCGGAATAGGACTGGTCGGTTCCAGGAGGCAAATAGTGGGACGATCTTTCTCGATGAGATCGGTGATATATCACCCAAGATGCAACTGCAACTTTTAAGGGTATTACAAGAAAGAACGTTTGAGAGTGTAGGAGATTCTACTCCTATCAAGATAGATGTCCGGGTTATTGCGGCAACGAACCAGAATCTCAAAGAAAGAATCAGGCATGGTAAATTCCGGGAAGACCTTTACTACCGTCTGAAGGTCGTGGAAGTAAGCTTGCCGCCATTAAGAGATAGAAGGGAAGATATACCACTTCTGGTAAATCATTTTATTAATAAATTCAATAAAAAATTACAGAAAGAGATTGTGGCTATCTCTTCGGATGTACAAAAGATATTTATGGCATATCAATGGCCTGGTAATGTGAGGGAACTCGAACATACCCTTGAACATGCATTTATTCATTGTCATCAAAAGACTATTACTGTTAATTATCTGCCAACTGTCTTTAAAGGGTTCGTTGGAACAAAAACTTCTTTTATCGAAGACATGAAAGTTAATGAACCTCGAGCAATCCTCCAGGCTCTTAAAATTGCCTCAGGGAATAAGGCAATGGCGGCTCGTTTACTAGGTATAAGTAGGCGTACTATCTATCGGAAAATTCATGATTACAAAATAATAAGCTTTAGAAAAAGAGAAGATGTATAA
- a CDS encoding ATP-binding cassette domain-containing protein: protein MALLSLQDVSMGFGRPLLLEHVNLQIERGERVCLLGRNGAGKSTLLKLINGDLLPDSGEIVRQKGMYTAYLSQEIPRELRGTVFDIVSEGLKVSDRCQSIQNRDQGWKKQHQVEKVISQMQLDSNAEFNTLSSGLKRRVLLARGLVCNPDILLLDEPTNHLDIDSIGWLEEFLLRYGGTILFVTHDRTFLKKLATRIIELDRGNLANWACDYETFLVRKQAVLDAEERQQAVFDKKLAQEEIWIRQGIKARRTRNEGRVRALEDMRRARQERRQVMGTVRMQVQEADRSGTLVIKAEDVTYSYDAKPIIRGFSAAIMRGDKIGIIGPNGSGKTTLLRLLLGELTPQQGNVRHGTRLNITYFDQLRAQLKEDASVFDNVGDGNDFITFNGKPRHVISYLQDFLFLPDRARIPVNALSGGERNRLLLARLFSRPSNVLVMDEPTNDLDLETLELLEELLLDYQGTLLLVSHDRTFLNNVVTSTFVFEGEGKVNEYIGGYDDWQRQSEGKKKNTLEKTPSKTESLRKQCERPRKLSFKEQRELEALPQRIEIMETEQQQLYQVMGDPLFYQKGKDEIANIKARVSSLECELAEAYQRWETLEKF from the coding sequence ATGGCATTGTTAAGCTTGCAGGATGTAAGTATGGGCTTTGGAAGGCCTTTATTACTTGAACATGTGAATTTACAGATAGAACGGGGCGAAAGGGTGTGCCTTCTTGGTCGCAATGGCGCTGGCAAGTCTACTCTGCTAAAACTGATCAACGGAGACCTGCTTCCCGATTCAGGCGAGATTGTCCGCCAAAAGGGAATGTATACCGCATATCTTTCTCAAGAAATTCCCAGAGAATTGCGCGGAACCGTGTTCGATATTGTATCCGAAGGGCTGAAAGTATCAGATCGTTGTCAATCCATACAAAACAGAGATCAGGGATGGAAAAAGCAGCATCAGGTCGAAAAGGTAATCTCGCAGATGCAATTAGATAGTAATGCTGAGTTCAATACCCTTTCCTCTGGTCTTAAACGCCGGGTGTTACTTGCCAGAGGATTGGTATGCAACCCTGATATTCTGTTACTCGATGAGCCGACTAACCATTTGGACATTGATTCGATCGGTTGGCTGGAGGAGTTCCTTCTGCGTTATGGAGGAACAATACTCTTTGTTACCCACGACCGTACGTTTCTGAAGAAACTGGCTACCCGCATTATTGAACTTGATCGGGGAAATCTGGCAAACTGGGCATGTGATTACGAGACCTTTCTGGTGCGCAAGCAGGCAGTCCTTGACGCGGAAGAACGTCAGCAGGCTGTTTTTGATAAAAAATTGGCACAGGAAGAGATATGGATCCGGCAAGGAATCAAGGCGCGGCGTACCAGAAATGAAGGGCGGGTACGGGCACTGGAAGATATGCGCAGGGCCCGACAGGAACGGAGGCAGGTCATGGGCACAGTACGCATGCAGGTTCAGGAAGCTGACCGCTCCGGGACACTCGTGATAAAGGCTGAAGATGTCACGTATAGCTACGATGCCAAACCGATTATCAGAGGTTTTTCTGCAGCAATTATGCGGGGCGATAAGATAGGGATAATTGGTCCCAATGGATCGGGGAAGACCACACTTTTGCGACTTCTCCTAGGAGAATTGACTCCCCAACAGGGTAATGTGCGACATGGCACTCGTCTCAACATTACCTATTTTGACCAGCTCCGCGCTCAATTGAAAGAGGATGCATCGGTATTTGATAATGTAGGGGATGGGAACGACTTCATTACCTTTAACGGTAAACCACGGCACGTTATCAGCTATCTGCAGGATTTTCTGTTTCTCCCCGATCGTGCGCGCATCCCTGTAAATGCCCTTTCAGGTGGAGAACGCAATCGGCTCCTTCTGGCACGACTATTTTCCAGACCATCCAACGTCCTTGTGATGGATGAACCCACAAATGATCTGGACTTAGAGACCTTAGAGCTGTTGGAAGAATTGCTTTTAGATTATCAGGGCACACTCCTCCTGGTCAGCCATGACCGAACCTTCCTCAATAATGTAGTAACCAGTACCTTTGTGTTTGAAGGGGAAGGAAAGGTAAATGAGTATATTGGCGGGTATGACGATTGGCAACGCCAGAGCGAAGGAAAAAAGAAAAATACCCTAGAGAAAACCCCATCGAAGACAGAATCTCTCCGTAAACAATGTGAACGACCCCGCAAGCTTAGTTTTAAAGAACAACGTGAACTTGAGGCTTTACCGCAGCGTATTGAAATCATGGAAACAGAGCAACAACAATTGTATCAAGTTATGGGTGACCCCCTGTTTTATCAAAAAGGGAAAGACGAGATTGCAAATATCAAGGCCAGAGTATCATCCCTGGAATGCGAATTGGCTGAGGCTTATCAACGATGGGAGACTTTGGAAAAGTTTTAA
- a CDS encoding radical SAM protein yields MSLIIQKKTVKSVLSKSGIPDIDYCINPYIGCSHGCKYCYATFMKRYTGHTEEWGSFVDVKINAPEILKKQMKRAAWGNIIISSVTDAYQPIEAKYKLTRQCLEALLPYQFPVDILTKSPLVLRDMDLIKQFKDREVGITITTDNEAIRKIFEPHAPSIDMRIQALKALHDNGIKTYAFIAPILPMNPETLLERIRPYADSILIDRMNYTSKTLSIYKRTNLVRWLDKDFVDTIIRKLKTDLPSNR; encoded by the coding sequence ATGAGCTTAATCATTCAGAAAAAAACTGTTAAATCCGTTCTTAGTAAATCAGGCATTCCCGATATTGACTACTGTATCAATCCCTACATAGGCTGCTCTCATGGCTGCAAGTACTGTTACGCAACATTCATGAAAAGGTATACCGGCCATACCGAGGAGTGGGGAAGTTTTGTGGATGTCAAGATAAACGCACCGGAAATTCTCAAAAAACAGATGAAAAGAGCAGCATGGGGTAATATTATCATTAGTTCCGTAACGGATGCCTACCAACCTATTGAGGCAAAATACAAACTCACAAGGCAGTGTCTTGAAGCTCTTTTACCGTATCAGTTCCCTGTAGATATACTCACAAAATCTCCCCTTGTTTTGAGGGATATGGATCTGATCAAGCAATTTAAAGATAGAGAGGTTGGCATTACCATTACAACTGATAACGAAGCGATCCGGAAGATTTTTGAGCCACATGCACCATCCATTGACATGAGAATTCAGGCCTTAAAGGCGCTCCATGATAATGGAATAAAGACCTATGCGTTTATAGCCCCGATTCTGCCTATGAATCCTGAGACACTTTTAGAGAGGATACGTCCTTATGCCGACAGCATCCTTATCGACAGAATGAACTATACCTCAAAGACTCTCAGTATATACAAACGAACAAATCTGGTCAGATGGCTTGATAAAGACTTTGTGGATACTATCATTAGGAAGTTAAAGACGGATTTACCATCAAATCGGTAA
- a CDS encoding right-handed parallel beta-helix repeat-containing protein: MGNTVYRIFFCKVALLSCLLSTSYGSIIHVPQDYSTIKNAVNNASPGDVILIAPGTYRENKISINKRLTVTSWYYTTGDEQYISQTVIDGGDANVFTTIRSQGINVEISGLKFINSYKPIIIYDLVAIKRNIFFGSKGDTISFEASGYGYVGYNTIEQSGDDGIDIDGRKGGYYTIEYNTIRNCRDDGIEIRLSEYAGPTIKYTINNNTFFGNREDGIQLIDYDDVSNRGFSNRVFSISNNVFANNAMAGLGCMANRDSGENYAGSSMKERVYFYNNTVVGNVVGVTGGDNMIALNNIIANNTNVGIKGVKVDSVVGYSIFYQNGTHIQNSVTSEPLLLDMDPKYDANYRLLDGSPCIDSGTIRFEWNSEVVLDLLPPSSNGSVPDLGAYEH, from the coding sequence ATGGGAAATACCGTATATAGAATTTTTTTCTGTAAAGTAGCATTACTCTCTTGCTTGTTAAGTACTTCCTATGGAAGCATCATTCATGTGCCACAAGATTACTCCACGATTAAAAATGCTGTAAATAATGCATCTCCTGGCGATGTTATTCTTATAGCTCCAGGAACTTACCGCGAAAATAAAATAAGTATTAATAAGAGGCTTACCGTCACCTCCTGGTATTATACCACTGGGGATGAACAGTATATAAGTCAAACGGTCATCGATGGTGGAGATGCTAACGTATTTACAACAATCCGTAGCCAGGGAATAAACGTGGAGATTAGCGGTTTAAAATTTATAAACTCTTATAAACCAATTATCATATATGATTTGGTTGCTATAAAGCGCAATATATTTTTTGGTAGTAAAGGTGACACCATTAGTTTTGAAGCCTCTGGCTACGGCTATGTCGGTTATAATACGATTGAACAAAGTGGTGACGATGGGATCGATATTGACGGGAGGAAGGGGGGATATTACACGATTGAATACAATACAATCCGAAATTGTAGGGATGACGGCATTGAAATCCGTTTAAGCGAATATGCCGGTCCCACAATAAAATACACGATTAACAACAATACTTTTTTTGGAAACCGTGAGGATGGTATTCAATTAATTGATTATGATGATGTATCAAATAGGGGCTTTTCTAATAGAGTCTTTTCTATCTCTAATAATGTATTTGCAAACAATGCAATGGCAGGCTTAGGATGTATGGCCAATAGGGATAGTGGAGAAAACTATGCAGGATCATCCATGAAAGAGCGGGTATATTTCTACAATAATACCGTTGTGGGGAATGTAGTTGGTGTTACGGGTGGGGATAATATGATTGCTCTTAATAATATTATTGCTAACAATACAAATGTAGGCATAAAAGGAGTTAAGGTGGATTCCGTTGTAGGTTACAGTATTTTCTATCAGAATGGGACACATATTCAAAACAGTGTCACCAGTGAACCTCTCTTGCTGGATATGGATCCGAAATACGATGCCAATTATCGTCTTTTAGATGGAAGCCCATGCATCGATAGCGGCACAATCCGTTTTGAATGGAATTCTGAAGTTGTTTTGGACTTACTTCCTCCTTCATCCAATGGATCGGTACCTGACCTGGGAGCCTATGAACATTAA
- a CDS encoding PQQ-dependent sugar dehydrogenase: MLRSLLNIHVQGHYVRYNFMKEYPFILIVTLFIFLFSSDLSAQVYVEVAFPYLSFINPTDIQNSGDGTNRLFVLEQQGIISVFRNSSRTKEKQIFLDIRDRVNDRGAEEGLLGLAFHPDFKNNGFFYVNYTASNPRRTVIARYNVHQATPNAALKDSELIIMQFSQPFSNHNGGQITFGPDGFFYIATGDGGSGGDPFGNGQSLKTLLGKILRIDVDNPSEGRNYGIPADNPFVGNDSGFQEEIYAYGLRNPWRFSFDPKTQWLWAADVGQYHFEEVDIIEKGKNYGWNIMEGLHCFKPPSGCDTTGLELPIWEYNHDVGASITGGYVYRGSQVPELIGAYIYSDFMSGRIWYLRYDGSSLPINTELLTTSLNISSFGIDEKNELYMLSFDGKIYCFKPTKE, from the coding sequence ATGTTAAGAAGCTTGCTTAATATCCATGTGCAGGGACATTATGTACGGTACAATTTTATGAAAGAATACCCTTTCATTCTTATTGTTACTCTTTTTATTTTTCTCTTCTCCAGCGATTTGTCTGCTCAAGTGTATGTTGAAGTAGCCTTTCCCTATCTCAGCTTTATTAATCCCACCGATATTCAAAACTCTGGTGATGGGACAAACCGTTTATTTGTTCTTGAACAACAGGGAATTATCTCTGTATTTCGAAACAGTTCCCGTACGAAGGAAAAACAGATTTTTTTGGATATTCGTGATCGGGTGAATGACCGTGGTGCTGAGGAAGGATTACTAGGCCTGGCATTTCATCCTGATTTTAAGAATAATGGATTTTTTTATGTAAATTATACAGCTTCCAACCCACGACGTACTGTTATTGCAAGATACAACGTTCATCAGGCAACTCCAAACGCCGCTCTGAAAGATAGCGAACTCATCATCATGCAGTTTTCTCAACCTTTTAGTAATCATAATGGCGGACAAATTACTTTTGGTCCAGATGGATTTTTCTATATCGCAACAGGGGATGGTGGTTCTGGCGGTGATCCTTTCGGGAACGGACAAAGTCTGAAGACACTTCTCGGAAAAATTTTAAGAATAGATGTGGATAATCCTTCGGAGGGAAGGAATTATGGAATCCCCGCCGATAATCCTTTCGTGGGGAATGATTCCGGATTCCAGGAAGAAATTTATGCCTATGGGTTACGTAATCCATGGCGATTTAGCTTCGATCCGAAAACGCAATGGCTCTGGGCTGCAGATGTTGGTCAGTATCATTTTGAGGAAGTAGATATTATCGAGAAAGGGAAAAATTATGGATGGAACATTATGGAAGGACTCCATTGCTTCAAGCCCCCTTCCGGATGTGATACTACGGGCTTAGAACTTCCAATTTGGGAATACAACCATGATGTTGGCGCCTCTATTACCGGTGGATATGTCTATCGGGGTTCTCAGGTTCCTGAACTCATTGGTGCTTATATCTATAGTGACTTTATGTCTGGAAGGATTTGGTATTTAAGATATGATGGCTCCAGTTTGCCCATCAATACTGAATTACTAACTACAAGTTTAAACATATCCTCATTCGGAATTGATGAGAAAAATGAGCTCTATATGCTATCCTTTGATGGTAAAATTTATTGCTTTAAGCCAACAAAAGAATAG
- the tpx gene encoding thiol peroxidase, producing the protein MKVYRERKDIVTIRGNPVTLVGSELKPGDKAPDFTVLDGDLKEIRLRDFAGRIKVISVTASLDTPICYMQTRKFNQEAAQLSDTAVMLTITMDLPFAISLFCMTAGVDKIKTLSDHKYASFGNAYGVLIKELRLLAHSVFVIDEDDTVRYIEIIPELTHYYTYDKAFHYVKKLA; encoded by the coding sequence ATGAAGGTCTATCGAGAAAGAAAAGATATTGTTACAATTCGTGGAAATCCTGTAACTCTTGTTGGTTCGGAACTTAAGCCCGGAGATAAAGCGCCTGATTTTACTGTTCTGGATGGAGATTTAAAGGAAATTAGATTAAGGGATTTTGCCGGAAGAATAAAGGTTATCAGTGTTACCGCTTCCCTTGATACACCTATTTGCTATATGCAGACAAGGAAGTTTAATCAGGAAGCTGCCCAATTATCTGATACTGCTGTTATGCTAACGATAACCATGGATCTTCCCTTTGCAATTTCACTATTCTGCATGACAGCAGGTGTCGATAAGATTAAAACTCTTTCTGACCATAAGTACGCCTCGTTTGGAAATGCTTACGGAGTTTTGATCAAAGAGTTAAGGCTCCTTGCCCATTCTGTCTTTGTTATCGATGAGGATGATACGGTAAGATATATAGAAATTATTCCTGAATTAACCCATTACTATACCTATGATAAAGCCTTTCACTATGTTAAGAAGCTTGCTTAA
- a CDS encoding SRPBCC family protein, which yields MEKIEKSIDVNVPVHTAYNQWTQFEEFPRFMEGVKEVKQLDAKRLHWKAEILGKEIEWDAHITEQTPDRQISWESTSGAVNRGTVMFKSSEPNKTRITLDIEYEPRGATEKLGDIVGALSSKVEGDLERFKDFIEQRGSETGSWRGEIKNRKV from the coding sequence ATGGAAAAAATCGAAAAATCGATTGATGTGAATGTTCCTGTACACACAGCTTACAACCAATGGACTCAATTTGAGGAATTTCCCCGTTTTATGGAAGGCGTAAAAGAGGTAAAGCAGCTCGATGCCAAGCGGCTTCATTGGAAAGCTGAGATTTTGGGTAAAGAGATAGAATGGGATGCCCATATTACTGAACAGACGCCGGACCGCCAGATTTCCTGGGAAAGCACCTCAGGCGCAGTTAACAGAGGCACTGTTATGTTTAAAAGCTCTGAGCCAAACAAGACACGTATTACGCTGGATATAGAATATGAACCCAGAGGCGCAACTGAAAAGTTAGGTGATATCGTGGGTGCCCTCTCAAGTAAGGTCGAAGGTGATTTAGAACGCTTTAAGGATTTCATTGAGCAGCGTGGGTCCGAGACAGGAAGCTGGCGGGGGGAGATCAAAAATAGAAAGGTTTAA
- a CDS encoding SBBP repeat-containing protein, which yields MNKNMMERIGKWLIIPIILLQVVLLSKILFAEQEGTRKLLKDEVIQKVQKFHVPFIANNGQIDDRVKFYANTFCGTVFVTQEGEIIYSLTEVKDHAEKNKDMSKVTGTHRSIVRRGVFKEEIIKGEMNEIKGEGKAITKVSIFKGKDSSKWKSSMSTYELVNLGEVYKGIDLKLRAYANNVEKLFYVKPGANPEQIKIRLDYIQSPESPFVEGNSIHSLFYQWGMAAKSPLENRIRGFTVNKHGELEAESGTVLFTKPVAYQEIHGKRVEIAAEYSVQKSESRSQNSEEKISQLIYGFKVASYDRTKELVIDPLLASTFLGGSSLERINSIAVDSGGNIYIAGETISPDFPLAPGIFDASHNGSFDVFVSKVDGALTTLLASTFLGGSDGDRADSLVIDPNGNISVSGSTNSSNFPVIPGAFDTSFHGNSDVFVSKLDGTLTSLLASTYLGGFGREICDSLMIDQAGNVYVAGSTSSLDFPITPEVFDTSFSGGGDVFISKLNGTLTNLLASTYLGGSALVSEELSSTAIDAAGNVYVTGATGSSDFPTTPGAFDTSYNGNFDVFVSRLNGELTTLLSSTFLGGFEADSASSLSINSEGNIYVTGLTSSFDFPVISGAFDSSFNGGVNDVFVSKLDGTLTSLLASTYLGGSDSDSSDSLVVDLQGNMYVTGSTASLNFPTTPGAFDISHNGFFDIFISKMDRTLTNLLTSTYLGGSSGDGADAFIIDLNGNLCIAGSTGSSDFPITSGSFDTSFNGVADAFISKLNSDLSALITFNYFYSKAKIKLGPQANDDNFDMWSTFVLGDTSDGIDLLSDDIYLQVGTLSISIPPGSFKNNKNKYFKLKKIINGVALQLTIVPSFNKKSFEFKAEVKHANLTGTADPIKMQFTIGNDGGSSIVATEPHKLMTTDTRHIP from the coding sequence ATGAATAAGAACATGATGGAAAGGATAGGAAAATGGTTAATAATACCTATAATCCTTTTGCAAGTAGTACTGTTAAGCAAAATTCTCTTTGCTGAACAAGAAGGTACAAGAAAGCTGTTAAAGGATGAAGTTATCCAAAAAGTCCAAAAATTTCATGTGCCTTTTATAGCCAACAACGGGCAAATTGACGATAGGGTAAAATTTTATGCCAATACCTTTTGTGGGACGGTATTCGTAACACAAGAAGGAGAGATAATTTATTCTCTAACAGAGGTGAAGGATCATGCTGAGAAAAATAAAGATATGAGTAAGGTTACGGGGACTCACAGGTCAATAGTAAGGAGAGGCGTATTTAAAGAAGAGATTATAAAAGGGGAGATGAATGAAATAAAAGGAGAAGGAAAAGCTATAACCAAGGTGAGTATCTTTAAGGGAAAAGACTCATCAAAATGGAAGAGCAGTATGTCAACGTATGAGTTGGTAAATTTGGGGGAAGTGTATAAAGGAATAGATTTAAAATTAAGGGCTTATGCGAATAATGTCGAAAAGCTTTTTTATGTAAAGCCAGGCGCTAATCCAGAACAGATAAAAATACGATTGGATTATATACAATCCCCCGAATCCCCATTTGTTGAAGGTAACAGCATACATAGTTTATTTTACCAATGGGGGATGGCCGCAAAATCTCCTTTAGAAAACAGGATAAGGGGGTTCACGGTAAATAAACATGGTGAACTTGAGGCAGAATCAGGGACTGTTCTATTCACAAAACCCGTGGCGTACCAGGAGATTCATGGGAAACGGGTGGAGATTGCTGCTGAATACAGTGTCCAGAAGTCAGAATCCAGAAGTCAGAATTCAGAAGAAAAAATCTCTCAACTTATCTACGGTTTCAAGGTAGCAAGCTATGATAGAACAAAAGAACTCGTTATAGACCCTCTTTTGGCATCTACTTTTTTGGGAGGCTCTTCTTTAGAGAGAATAAACTCTATCGCTGTAGATTCCGGGGGAAATATTTATATTGCAGGTGAAACTATTTCCCCGGATTTCCCATTGGCTCCTGGCATATTTGACGCATCCCATAATGGTAGTTTTGATGTATTTGTATCAAAGGTAGATGGGGCATTAACAACCCTCCTTGCATCTACCTTTTTAGGAGGATCTGATGGTGATAGGGCCGATTCCCTTGTAATAGACCCAAATGGAAACATCTCCGTAAGCGGCTCAACTAATTCATCAAACTTTCCTGTAATCCCTGGCGCTTTTGATACTTCTTTCCATGGCAATAGTGACGTATTTGTATCGAAACTGGACGGAACGTTAACGAGCCTTCTTGCATCGACCTATTTAGGAGGGTTTGGCAGGGAAATCTGTGATTCTCTTATGATTGATCAAGCCGGCAATGTTTATGTGGCTGGTTCGACTAGTTCATTAGACTTCCCAATAACCCCCGAAGTTTTCGATACATCTTTTAGTGGCGGGGGAGATGTGTTTATTTCGAAATTAAACGGGACATTAACCAATCTTCTTGCATCAACCTATTTAGGAGGATCTGCTCTGGTCTCCGAAGAACTAAGTTCAACAGCTATAGATGCAGCCGGAAACGTTTATGTAACTGGTGCAACCGGATCTTCAGATTTTCCAACAACTCCCGGCGCTTTTGATACTTCTTATAATGGTAATTTTGATGTATTTGTATCAAGATTAAATGGAGAATTGACAACTCTCCTTTCATCTACTTTTTTGGGAGGATTCGAGGCTGATAGTGCCAGTTCTCTATCGATAAACTCAGAGGGTAATATTTATGTGACAGGGCTTACTTCATCATTTGATTTTCCGGTGATTTCAGGAGCTTTCGATAGTTCTTTTAATGGCGGTGTTAACGACGTATTTGTATCGAAACTGGATGGAACGTTAACGAGCCTTCTTGCATCGACCTATTTAGGAGGGTCCGACAGTGACAGTAGTGATTCTCTTGTGGTAGATTTGCAGGGCAATATGTATGTGACAGGTTCGACTGCATCGTTAAATTTTCCAACAACACCTGGTGCCTTTGATATTTCTCATAATGGTTTTTTCGACATCTTTATTTCAAAGATGGACAGAACATTAACAAATCTGCTTACGTCGACTTATTTGGGAGGATCCAGCGGCGATGGTGCTGATGCTTTCATCATAGACTTAAATGGAAATCTCTGTATAGCTGGCTCTACAGGATCGTCAGATTTTCCAATAACCAGCGGTTCTTTTGATACTTCTTTTAATGGTGTTGCCGATGCCTTTATATCAAAACTTAATAGTGACCTATCTGCTTTAATTACCTTTAATTATTTCTATAGCAAAGCTAAGATTAAATTGGGTCCTCAGGCTAATGATGATAATTTTGATATGTGGTCTACTTTTGTCCTCGGCGATACCAGTGATGGGATTGACCTGCTTTCAGATGACATATACCTTCAGGTAGGAACTTTATCCATCTCCATCCCGCCAGGTTCTTTTAAAAACAATAAGAATAAATACTTCAAGCTCAAGAAGATTATAAACGGTGTGGCTTTGCAGTTGACAATCGTGCCATCTTTCAATAAAAAAAGTTTTGAATTTAAGGCAGAAGTAAAACATGCGAATCTGACCGGGACGGCAGATCCGATTAAAATGCAATTTACCATTGGCAATGATGGCGGCAGTAGTATTGTTGCCACCGAACCTCATAAGTTAATGACAACTGACACGAGGCATATTCCCTGA
- a CDS encoding DUF3309 domain-containing protein, with product MPRTILLIVLVLLLIAVIPTWPYSAGWGYYPSGGLGLILLIVIILAILGYF from the coding sequence ATGCCGAGGACCATACTCTTAATTGTGCTCGTTTTACTACTTATTGCGGTAATACCTACCTGGCCTTACAGTGCAGGTTGGGGATATTACCCTAGCGGTGGTTTGGGTCTGATTCTTCTTATTGTAATTATTTTAGCAATACTAGGGTATTTTTAG